One Luteitalea sp. DNA segment encodes these proteins:
- the dnaE gene encoding DNA polymerase III subunit alpha translates to MSGYIELHAASAFSFLEAASTPERLVDRAAELGYPALALLDRDGVYGAPRFHGAAKAAGIRALIGAELTIAGAGERAAPSTAHQAPRTKHQEPFLWRLPVLVESREGYRNLCRLITRMKLRAPKGEGALGLDELDGHTAGLVALAGRPACDASRYGVGGLLDRLIGMFGRRNVYVELQRHLRRDEEIDNQVLRALASAFRVPIMATNGVRFATPDERPLHDVLTCVRHKTTLAEAGTRLAVNAERYLKTPDQMAQLFADQPDALAASSELADRLQYTMADLGYRFPSYPVPPGETEASFLRKMTDAGARARYHSFDERVARQLEHELAVIEKLDLAGYFLIVWDIVNFCRQHDILVQGRGSAANSAVCYSLGITAVDPVGMELLFERFLSEERGEWPDIDLDLPSGDRRERAIQYVYERYGTHGAAMTANVITYRDRSAAREVGKALGMDPVLVDRLAKLMAHFEWRDPRDTLQRHLRELGYAFDAETVRHFAALWTRIQDLPRHLGQHSGGLVICHGRLDEIVPLENAAMPDRVVVQWDKDDCAEMGLIKIDLLGLGMMAVLHDAIAIVNRSAKVQGAEGQHLELASVPPDDPLVYEALQQADTIGLFQVESRAQMATLPRLKPRCFYDLVVEVAIIRPGPIVGRMVHPYLRRRSGQEPVTYPHPSLEPILARTLGVPLFQEQLLRIAMVVAGFSGGEAEELRRAMGFKRSEARMRKLETRLREGMARRGIAGEAVEQILHAIMSFALYGFPESHAASFALLVYASAYLKVYYPAAFFTAMLNNQPLGFYHPATLVKDAQRHGVRFKPIDIQVSHWDCSIEEDGAIRLGLRSVQGLRAIVGQKIEGHTCAPRFQTLEELIAATGIRHDELVTLASIGALNGFGADRRGALWEAARAIRPAGELFETSLALSRPLRSPLLPMAMHERTTADYEGTGLTIGPHPMTFRRAELATRGVLRAVDLPRQQNGRRVRVAGAVITRQRPGTAKGFVFLTLEDETGLANIIVRPNVFDGYRSILLSEPFLLIEGILQQQEGVTSIRTERVVALGGTNPPIASHDFH, encoded by the coding sequence ATGTCCGGGTATATCGAGCTCCATGCAGCTTCGGCCTTTTCTTTCCTCGAGGCAGCGTCGACACCAGAGCGGCTCGTCGACCGCGCCGCGGAATTGGGCTATCCCGCGCTTGCATTGTTGGATCGCGACGGTGTCTACGGGGCGCCACGATTCCACGGTGCGGCAAAGGCGGCAGGCATCCGCGCCCTCATTGGTGCAGAGCTGACGATCGCGGGCGCTGGAGAACGAGCCGCACCCAGCACTGCGCACCAAGCACCAAGAACCAAGCACCAAGAACCCTTTCTATGGCGCCTCCCTGTTCTCGTGGAGTCGCGTGAAGGCTATCGCAATCTCTGCCGGCTCATCACGCGCATGAAGCTGCGCGCGCCGAAGGGAGAAGGGGCGCTCGGATTGGACGAGCTCGACGGGCACACGGCAGGCCTCGTTGCGCTCGCGGGCCGTCCCGCGTGCGACGCTTCCCGCTACGGCGTCGGCGGGTTGCTCGATCGACTGATCGGGATGTTCGGCCGCCGCAACGTGTATGTCGAGCTGCAGCGGCACCTGCGGCGCGACGAGGAGATCGACAATCAGGTCCTGCGCGCGCTGGCCTCCGCATTCCGCGTGCCGATTATGGCAACCAACGGCGTGCGCTTCGCCACGCCAGACGAGCGTCCGCTCCATGACGTGCTCACCTGCGTGCGCCACAAGACGACGCTCGCGGAAGCAGGGACGCGGTTGGCGGTCAATGCCGAACGGTATTTGAAGACGCCGGATCAGATGGCCCAGCTCTTTGCCGACCAGCCGGACGCATTGGCGGCGTCGTCGGAGCTGGCGGATCGCCTGCAGTACACGATGGCCGATCTCGGCTATCGATTTCCGTCGTATCCGGTACCGCCTGGCGAGACGGAGGCCTCGTTCCTGCGCAAGATGACCGACGCAGGTGCTCGCGCACGCTACCACTCGTTCGACGAGCGCGTCGCGCGTCAGCTCGAGCACGAGCTCGCCGTCATTGAAAAGCTGGATCTCGCCGGCTACTTTCTCATCGTGTGGGACATCGTGAACTTTTGCCGGCAGCACGACATCCTCGTGCAGGGGCGTGGCTCGGCGGCAAATAGTGCGGTCTGCTACAGCCTGGGGATCACTGCGGTCGACCCGGTCGGCATGGAGCTGCTCTTCGAGCGGTTCTTGTCGGAAGAGCGCGGCGAATGGCCGGATATCGATCTCGACCTCCCGAGCGGCGACCGGCGTGAGCGCGCCATCCAATATGTTTACGAGCGCTACGGGACACATGGTGCGGCGATGACGGCCAATGTGATCACGTACCGTGATCGCAGCGCCGCACGCGAGGTTGGGAAGGCGCTGGGCATGGATCCCGTGCTCGTGGACCGACTGGCGAAGCTGATGGCGCACTTCGAGTGGCGAGATCCGCGAGACACGCTCCAGCGCCACCTCCGTGAGCTCGGGTACGCGTTTGATGCGGAGACCGTTCGACATTTCGCCGCCTTGTGGACGCGGATTCAAGATCTCCCACGCCACCTCGGCCAGCACTCGGGTGGGCTGGTGATCTGTCACGGACGACTCGACGAGATCGTGCCGCTCGAGAACGCGGCGATGCCAGACCGGGTCGTCGTGCAGTGGGACAAAGACGATTGCGCCGAGATGGGGCTGATCAAGATCGACCTGCTCGGTCTCGGCATGATGGCCGTGCTGCATGACGCCATCGCAATCGTCAATCGAAGCGCGAAGGTCCAAGGTGCAGAAGGGCAGCACCTCGAGCTGGCAAGCGTGCCACCGGATGATCCGCTCGTTTACGAGGCGCTGCAGCAGGCGGATACGATCGGCCTCTTCCAGGTGGAGTCGCGCGCGCAGATGGCGACGTTGCCGCGCCTCAAGCCTCGATGCTTCTACGATCTCGTGGTCGAGGTCGCCATCATTCGGCCCGGGCCCATCGTCGGGCGCATGGTCCACCCGTACTTGCGTCGTCGCAGCGGTCAGGAGCCGGTGACGTATCCGCACCCGTCGCTCGAGCCGATTCTCGCGCGGACGCTTGGTGTGCCCCTCTTCCAAGAGCAATTGCTGCGCATTGCCATGGTGGTGGCTGGGTTCTCGGGCGGCGAGGCGGAGGAGCTGCGGCGCGCGATGGGTTTCAAACGGTCGGAAGCACGCATGAGGAAGCTCGAGACACGACTGCGCGAGGGCATGGCACGACGGGGGATTGCCGGGGAAGCCGTGGAGCAGATTCTCCACGCGATCATGTCGTTCGCGCTGTATGGCTTTCCCGAGTCGCACGCGGCAAGCTTTGCACTGCTCGTCTATGCCAGCGCATACCTGAAGGTCTACTACCCGGCGGCGTTCTTCACGGCAATGCTGAACAACCAGCCGCTCGGGTTCTACCATCCCGCGACACTCGTCAAAGATGCCCAGCGGCACGGCGTGCGCTTCAAGCCAATCGACATACAGGTGTCGCACTGGGATTGCTCGATCGAGGAGGATGGCGCGATCCGGCTCGGGCTGCGCTCTGTGCAGGGCTTGCGAGCGATCGTGGGGCAGAAGATAGAGGGGCATACCTGCGCACCGAGATTCCAGACCCTCGAGGAGCTGATTGCGGCGACCGGCATTCGCCACGACGAGCTCGTCACGCTCGCGAGTATAGGTGCGCTCAACGGGTTCGGCGCCGATCGCCGCGGCGCCCTGTGGGAGGCGGCACGGGCAATCCGGCCAGCCGGCGAGCTGTTCGAGACGTCACTGGCTTTGTCACGACCGCTGCGCAGTCCGCTTCTGCCAATGGCGATGCACGAGCGAACGACTGCCGATTACGAGGGCACTGGGCTGACGATTGGACCGCATCCCATGACGTTTCGGCGTGCAGAGCTCGCAACACGTGGCGTGCTGCGTGCTGTGGACTTGCCGCGACAGCAAAACGGCCGGCGTGTGCGGGTCGCTGGGGCCGTGATTACACGCCAGCGTCCTGGCACAGCGAAAGGCTTCGTCTTTCTCACGCTCGAGGATGAGACCGGTCTCGCGAACATCATCGTCCGGCCGAACGTGTTCGATGGCTATCGATCAATTCTGCTGAGCGAGCCGTTCCTGTTGATTGAAGGCATTCTCCAGCAACAAGAGGGCGTCACATCGATTCGCACCGAGCGCGTCGTTGCGTTGGGTGGGACGAATCCTCCTATCGCTTCGCACGACTTTCACTAG
- a CDS encoding YajQ family cyclic di-GMP-binding protein — protein MAAQTSFDITSTVDLQEVDNAVNQAKKEIAQRYDFKGSKAEIDLRRAESLIVLTAEDDFKLQALWDVLQGRMVRRGVPTKNLKLGDKEQAAGSTVRRTLTLQQGIPTDTSRAIVKFLKDQKLRKVQAAIQADQVRVSSPSKDDLQSAMRLLENEDFGIDLQFGNYRG, from the coding sequence ATGGCCGCGCAAACATCCTTTGACATTACGTCCACCGTCGACCTGCAGGAGGTTGACAACGCCGTGAACCAGGCCAAGAAGGAGATCGCACAGCGCTACGACTTCAAGGGCTCGAAGGCGGAAATCGATCTCCGCCGCGCCGAGAGCCTCATCGTCCTCACCGCGGAGGACGACTTCAAGCTGCAAGCGCTCTGGGATGTGCTCCAGGGTCGCATGGTCCGCCGCGGCGTCCCGACAAAGAATCTCAAGCTCGGGGACAAAGAGCAAGCCGCCGGGTCGACGGTGCGGCGCACACTGACGCTTCAGCAGGGCATCCCGACGGACACATCTCGCGCCATCGTCAAGTTCTTGAAAGACCAGAAGCTCAGGAAGGTCCAAGCAGCCATTCAGGCCGATCAGGTGCGGGTCTCCTCACCGTCCAAAGATGATCTCCAGTCGGCGATGCGGCTCCTCGAAAATGAGGACTTCGGAATCGATCTGCAGTTCGGGAACTATCGGGGTTGA
- a CDS encoding PadR family transcriptional regulator yields the protein MRRGELLPGTLEMLILKTLSIEPMHGYAIAQHIQKVSKDVLTVEEGSLYPALQRLLLKRWTRAKWITTPSNRRVRVYELTKAGHQQLGVEETRLSEIFAAIRRVMQVSQRA from the coding sequence ATGCGGCGGGGTGAGCTGCTACCCGGCACGCTCGAAATGCTCATCCTCAAGACACTCTCTATCGAGCCAATGCATGGCTACGCGATCGCGCAGCACATTCAGAAGGTATCGAAGGATGTGCTCACCGTCGAGGAAGGCTCACTCTACCCCGCGCTGCAGCGCTTGCTGCTCAAGCGCTGGACCAGAGCAAAGTGGATCACGACCCCCTCGAATCGCCGCGTGCGTGTGTACGAGCTGACAAAGGCCGGACACCAGCAGCTGGGCGTCGAGGAGACCAGGCTTTCCGAGATCTTCGCTGCCATCCGTCGCGTGATGCAGGTGTCACAGCGCGCGTAG
- a CDS encoding alpha/beta fold hydrolase, with amino-acid sequence MGGSLLVVMLLAAFLLAAGVVYQWRGTKRDIERQPAPGRLVDAGTGQRHVYVLGTGSPPVVFESGVAASSLNWRQVQVGVARFTRACAYDRAGLGWSSRQAGPTTAARAVGELRDLLAAVGVAPPWVLVGHSFGGYIALQLALGHADEIGGLVLIDPITPEDWCAPTPKQRHLIAGGRLFSYVGAVLASVGLVRLCLARLQRGSGRLGRIVLRRFGRTASATVERIVGEVTKLPAELWPAVQAHWSRPKSFMAMAAWIAGVPASARSLKEALARAEKRSSSEGSALLGRVPLVVISATHGGSSPRREHESLARLSERGRVLVALKGGHWAHLDDPDTVIEAIRETVETVRRAPPVTATPPAAPV; translated from the coding sequence ATGGGCGGGTCGCTGTTGGTGGTGATGCTCCTGGCCGCGTTCCTCCTGGCTGCAGGCGTCGTTTACCAGTGGCGTGGGACGAAACGGGACATCGAGCGACAACCTGCGCCGGGACGGCTGGTCGATGCGGGCACCGGGCAGCGTCACGTTTATGTCTTGGGTACCGGTAGCCCGCCAGTGGTCTTCGAATCCGGTGTTGCCGCTTCGTCTCTCAACTGGCGGCAGGTGCAAGTCGGCGTTGCCCGGTTCACGCGTGCATGCGCGTACGACCGCGCCGGTCTGGGGTGGAGCTCGCGGCAGGCCGGTCCAACGACGGCTGCTCGTGCGGTCGGCGAGCTACGTGACCTGCTCGCGGCGGTCGGTGTGGCGCCACCATGGGTGCTCGTCGGTCACTCTTTTGGAGGCTACATCGCGTTGCAGCTTGCCTTGGGCCATGCGGACGAGATCGGCGGCCTCGTCCTCATCGATCCAATCACGCCTGAAGACTGGTGCGCGCCGACGCCGAAGCAGCGACATTTGATCGCGGGCGGCCGCCTGTTCTCGTACGTTGGCGCTGTCCTGGCGAGCGTTGGTCTCGTCCGTCTGTGTCTTGCCAGGCTGCAACGAGGCTCCGGCCGCTTGGGCCGGATAGTGCTCCGCCGTTTCGGCCGAACCGCCTCCGCAACAGTGGAGCGCATCGTTGGTGAGGTGACAAAGCTGCCCGCCGAGCTCTGGCCTGCTGTACAAGCGCATTGGAGCCGGCCGAAGAGCTTCATGGCGATGGCAGCCTGGATCGCCGGCGTTCCGGCAAGTGCGCGCTCGTTGAAGGAAGCTCTTGCGCGGGCGGAGAAACGCAGCAGCAGTGAGGGAAGCGCACTGCTCGGCCGCGTCCCGCTGGTCGTCATCAGTGCAACCCACGGTGGCTCGTCGCCACGGCGCGAGCACGAGTCGCTTGCCCGGCTCTCGGAGCGGGGCCGCGTGCTCGTCGCGCTCAAGGGGGGGCACTGGGCCCACCTGGACGATCCCGATACCGTCATCGAAGCCATTCGCGAGACGGTCGAGACCGTACGGCGGGCGCCGCCGGTGACAGCGACGCCACCGGCGGCGCCCGTATAG
- a CDS encoding DoxX family membrane protein, whose translation MERILGKYSDGIYAALRIVVGILFACHGAQKLFGAFGGSPIPEPLNTVAGAIEFFGGALVAVGFFTGWAAFITSGQMAVAYFMGHASGGFWPIVNQGELAVLYCFLFLYMASRGSGAFSVDRLMGRKS comes from the coding sequence ATGGAGCGAATTCTAGGCAAGTACTCAGATGGTATCTACGCCGCACTCCGGATCGTCGTTGGAATTCTCTTCGCGTGCCACGGCGCGCAAAAGCTCTTCGGCGCCTTCGGCGGCAGCCCGATACCCGAGCCTCTGAACACAGTCGCAGGCGCGATTGAGTTCTTCGGCGGCGCGCTCGTTGCCGTCGGGTTCTTTACCGGCTGGGCAGCGTTCATCACAAGCGGCCAGATGGCGGTGGCCTATTTCATGGGGCATGCATCTGGCGGCTTCTGGCCGATTGTGAATCAGGGTGAGCTCGCGGTGCTCTACTGCTTTTTGTTCCTCTACATGGCCTCCCGTGGATCCGGCGCTTTCAGCGTCGACCGATTGATGGGTCGAAAGAGCTAA
- a CDS encoding anti-sigma factor antagonist (This anti-anti-sigma factor, or anti-sigma factor antagonist, belongs to a family that includes characterized members SpoIIAA, RsbV, RsfA, and RsfB.): MPQPFSVQRTEEGDISVLALEGFLDAHTAPIFEQAIQSELDNGRWRLVVDGQKLSYISSAGLGVFMGFIEQVRQEGGDLKICGLNQRVRQIFEILGFQAIYDMLDTVPDAIRRFSEVPTREG; encoded by the coding sequence ATGCCGCAACCGTTTTCGGTGCAACGGACAGAGGAGGGTGACATCTCGGTTCTCGCGCTCGAGGGATTCCTGGATGCGCACACGGCTCCCATCTTTGAGCAAGCGATTCAGTCGGAGCTCGATAACGGCCGCTGGCGCCTCGTGGTCGACGGGCAGAAGCTTTCCTATATTTCCTCGGCCGGCTTGGGGGTCTTCATGGGCTTCATCGAGCAGGTCCGGCAGGAGGGCGGCGATCTCAAGATCTGCGGCTTGAACCAGCGCGTGCGCCAAATCTTCGAGATTCTCGGCTTTCAGGCCATTTACGACATGCTCGACACGGTACCGGACGCCATTCGGCGTTTCAGCGAGGTGCCCACCCGGGAGGGATGA
- a CDS encoding FtsX-like permease family protein, translated as MALRQGKKGSTVRTLLSRVWFYLRRRRFDRELDEELAFHLEEKTHTLEASGLPADKAHTTARRALGGALRARERSGDVWAWQFLDELTQDLRFTLRSLRRAPVLTFSVIGTLALGIGATTAIFSGVNAVFLRPLPFPDADRLVFVWETVGEQDRISVTAPDFLDWHRDQRVFERLAAFTSTTVALTAGSEAERLPARRVSADYFRVLRVRPALGRDFTAADEPFGAPKTLLLSDALWRNRFGADPSVLNRELILNGERHTVIGVLPPNVVLEEEAEQLYLPLALTPAERSQPGNRFLRVIARLAPAVSFEHAQSAMAAIMARLALLRPQSNRDWSARLTDMHDTLVGDLGRPLLVLMAAVALVLLIACANVANLQLVRATSRQREVAIRAALGAGRHRILRQSLVESLVLALLGGGAGVLVGAWSAQLMPWLLPDTEPRFAGSILDVRLLAFAAVVTIATGLLFGSAPAWQLSRPDLRDRLSEGGRGTARPERHRVSGMLVVIEIALALALLIGAGLLMRSFLSLQATEPGVRTEGVLTFRVSLPEARYPESAHVSTFFATVLERIRAVPQVMSAGATSALPLRGSGVNLVAPIDGRPKPEFPMFFYRGVTRGYFRALGIAVVKGRDFSPDDREGRPRVAIINQTAARQYWPNDDPIGARLHPDDAGEPVEVIGVVSDTKHFGLRQEPRPELFIAMSQLPPPFWGWMERSMDLVVRTSGEPAQLAAPTRAVVRALDPALPIYQMMTMEEVVSESLATPRKYVLLMVVFGTIALLLAAIGIYGVMAFIVTRRTHEIGVRVALGASRRDILTFVLGRSLRLSAIGLALGVGAALVLSRSIATFLVGVTATDVLTYGAVSALLLVVALVATYIPAQRALRVDPVRALRTE; from the coding sequence CTGGCGCTACGGCAAGGAAAGAAGGGGAGCACCGTGCGGACACTCCTTTCTCGAGTTTGGTTCTACCTACGCCGCCGGCGCTTCGACCGCGAGCTCGATGAGGAGCTGGCGTTTCACCTCGAAGAGAAGACGCACACGCTCGAGGCAAGCGGCCTTCCCGCAGACAAAGCGCATACCACGGCACGGAGAGCGCTCGGCGGGGCACTGCGCGCGCGAGAGCGATCCGGCGACGTTTGGGCCTGGCAGTTTCTCGACGAGCTCACACAGGACCTTCGCTTCACGCTCCGGTCCCTTCGTCGCGCGCCGGTGCTCACGTTCTCGGTCATCGGCACGCTCGCGCTTGGGATTGGTGCCACGACCGCGATCTTTAGTGGTGTTAACGCTGTCTTCCTGCGACCGTTACCGTTCCCCGACGCCGACCGGCTGGTGTTCGTGTGGGAAACCGTGGGGGAACAGGATCGCATCAGCGTCACCGCGCCCGACTTCCTCGATTGGCACCGCGATCAGCGCGTCTTCGAACGGCTGGCGGCCTTCACCTCGACCACGGTCGCCCTGACGGCGGGCAGCGAAGCAGAACGCCTGCCAGCGCGCCGCGTTTCGGCGGATTACTTCCGGGTCCTCCGCGTCCGGCCGGCGCTGGGACGAGACTTCACCGCGGCTGACGAGCCGTTCGGCGCACCAAAGACGCTGCTCCTGAGTGACGCGTTGTGGCGTAACCGTTTCGGTGCGGATCCCTCCGTCCTTAATCGCGAGCTGATCCTGAACGGCGAGCGCCACACCGTCATCGGCGTGCTGCCGCCAAACGTCGTACTCGAGGAAGAAGCGGAACAGCTCTATCTGCCGCTCGCACTCACCCCAGCCGAGAGGAGCCAGCCGGGCAATCGCTTCTTGAGGGTGATCGCGCGCCTAGCGCCCGCCGTCTCGTTCGAGCACGCACAGTCCGCTATGGCGGCCATCATGGCGCGCCTGGCGCTGCTGCGCCCACAGTCGAACCGTGACTGGTCCGCCCGACTGACTGACATGCACGACACGCTCGTCGGCGATCTCGGTCGACCGCTGCTTGTGCTCATGGCCGCCGTCGCCTTGGTACTGCTTATCGCATGTGCGAACGTCGCAAACCTGCAGCTCGTGCGCGCCACCAGCCGCCAGCGCGAAGTCGCCATTCGCGCCGCCTTGGGCGCGGGCCGCCATCGAATCCTGAGGCAATCGCTAGTGGAAAGCTTGGTATTGGCGCTGCTCGGCGGCGGCGCAGGTGTGCTCGTGGGTGCCTGGTCCGCACAACTGATGCCGTGGCTGCTTCCCGATACAGAGCCACGCTTCGCCGGGTCCATTCTCGACGTGCGCCTGCTGGCGTTCGCAGCAGTCGTGACCATCGCGACGGGGCTGTTGTTTGGATCCGCTCCCGCATGGCAATTATCCCGTCCCGACCTTCGCGATCGCTTGAGCGAAGGTGGGCGTGGTACCGCCCGCCCAGAACGGCATCGCGTCAGTGGGATGCTCGTCGTGATTGAGATCGCGCTTGCATTAGCACTCCTGATCGGCGCCGGCCTACTGATGCGCAGCTTTCTGTCGCTGCAGGCGACGGAGCCGGGCGTTCGCACGGAGGGCGTATTGACGTTTCGTGTCTCTCTACCTGAGGCGCGGTACCCCGAGTCGGCGCACGTGAGCACCTTCTTCGCGACCGTCCTGGAGCGCATCCGCGCGGTCCCTCAGGTGATGAGCGCAGGCGCCACGTCGGCGCTGCCTCTAAGGGGCAGCGGCGTGAACCTCGTTGCACCCATCGACGGACGGCCCAAACCGGAGTTCCCGATGTTCTTCTACCGCGGCGTCACACGTGGCTACTTCCGGGCTCTCGGCATCGCCGTGGTCAAGGGCCGCGACTTTTCTCCCGACGATCGCGAGGGTCGGCCTCGCGTGGCGATCATCAATCAGACCGCCGCACGGCAGTACTGGCCCAATGACGATCCCATCGGCGCTCGTCTGCACCCAGATGATGCGGGTGAACCTGTCGAGGTCATCGGTGTGGTCAGTGATACGAAGCACTTTGGGCTCCGGCAAGAGCCAAGACCCGAGCTGTTCATCGCCATGTCGCAGCTTCCACCACCATTCTGGGGCTGGATGGAACGCTCTATGGATCTCGTGGTGCGCACGTCCGGCGAGCCGGCACAACTTGCCGCCCCCACCCGCGCCGTCGTACGCGCACTTGATCCCGCGCTACCGATTTATCAGATGATGACGATGGAAGAGGTCGTCAGCGAGTCGCTAGCCACACCGCGAAAGTACGTGCTCCTGATGGTGGTGTTCGGCACGATCGCCCTCCTGCTGGCAGCCATTGGCATCTACGGCGTGATGGCGTTCATCGTCACGCGGCGCACGCACGAGATCGGCGTGCGCGTCGCGCTCGGCGCGTCCCGCCGCGACATCCTGACGTTCGTCCTCGGCCGCAGCTTGCGGTTGTCCGCGATCGGCCTGGCACTGGGTGTGGGCGCTGCGCTCGTTCTCAGCCGATCTATTGCGACATTTCTCGTCGGCGTGACAGCGACCGACGTCCTGACGTACGGCGCCGTGTCGGCGCTCCTCCTCGTCGTGGCGCTCGTCGCGACGTACATTCCCGCCCAGCGAGCGCTGCGCGTCGACCCGGTGCGCGCGCTCCGCACGGAATAG
- a CDS encoding SpoIIE family protein phosphatase: protein MPDVSHDPSTSLTRGARLGALLESAQLLHASLDLDPLLAHLIRTVMGRLLVTRAVVAIGDGDAARVAAVRGLRHLAVGDGFDAEVAERLGLTCVLPIGSPPVGLLGLGPYGRSIDADEEGFLLGLLGIAASGIANARAHEEARRLNVDLDRKNQELASLVELGRAVARTTDPDEVARVLGLTLAGQWAVSRYAVLAARAGQQPIARQKGMLLPPCDRYLEALAPLPDACTLDEIEDAALRDLLTAQRVALLFPLRIGGHTVGLAALGPRPGGQGYGPKEREMGAGMAAQAVVALENCWNFREILEKQRIEKELALAASIQRTLFPAELPHVDGLDIAAASRPARTVGGDYYDGLRVQGSGTPYLLCVADVAGKGVAASLLMSNMQATLRALIGYDLSLDALAVRTNDLLFVATPGNKYVTAVLLLADAVTGQCQYVSAGHNDMLVLRSSGAAEWFPATGLAFGMFPGATYEAGSFTLGPEDVSVLYSDGVTEAQRADGEEFGTARLLGAVRAVASAQAEATVAHVLRELDLFTHGDPQYDDITIAVAKKVQVPSQPR, encoded by the coding sequence ATGCCGGACGTTTCCCACGATCCTTCGACGAGCCTGACTCGCGGGGCGCGTCTCGGGGCGCTGCTGGAATCCGCGCAGCTCCTGCACGCCTCGCTCGACCTGGACCCTCTGCTCGCGCATCTGATCCGCACTGTCATGGGGCGCCTGCTCGTGACGCGCGCCGTCGTGGCGATTGGCGATGGTGATGCTGCCCGCGTTGCTGCGGTGCGCGGCCTTCGGCATCTCGCGGTAGGGGACGGGTTCGATGCCGAGGTGGCCGAGCGTCTGGGGCTGACGTGTGTCCTCCCTATTGGAAGTCCTCCGGTCGGCCTCTTGGGCCTTGGCCCATACGGTCGCAGCATCGATGCCGACGAAGAAGGGTTTCTGCTCGGTCTTCTTGGTATCGCCGCCAGCGGCATTGCCAACGCGCGCGCGCACGAAGAAGCTCGACGGCTGAACGTCGACCTCGATCGCAAGAATCAGGAGCTGGCGTCGCTGGTCGAGCTCGGGCGCGCGGTGGCGCGAACGACCGATCCCGACGAAGTCGCCCGCGTCCTCGGCCTGACGCTGGCTGGGCAATGGGCGGTCAGCCGCTACGCCGTGCTCGCCGCGCGTGCGGGGCAACAACCGATCGCGCGACAGAAAGGCATGCTGCTGCCGCCGTGCGACCGCTACCTCGAGGCGCTCGCGCCGTTGCCGGACGCCTGCACGCTCGACGAGATCGAGGACGCGGCGCTGCGCGACCTCTTGACGGCGCAGCGTGTCGCGCTGCTGTTCCCCTTGCGGATCGGCGGTCACACGGTGGGATTGGCGGCGCTCGGACCTCGGCCGGGCGGGCAAGGCTACGGGCCGAAGGAGCGTGAGATGGGGGCCGGCATGGCCGCTCAGGCCGTCGTGGCACTGGAGAACTGCTGGAACTTTCGCGAGATCCTCGAAAAGCAGCGGATTGAAAAGGAGCTGGCGCTCGCGGCAAGTATTCAGCGCACGCTCTTCCCGGCGGAGCTCCCACACGTCGACGGCCTCGACATCGCCGCCGCCAGCCGGCCGGCCCGCACGGTTGGCGGCGATTACTATGACGGCCTGCGGGTACAGGGGAGCGGCACACCGTACCTCTTGTGCGTGGCGGACGTGGCGGGGAAGGGCGTTGCGGCGTCGCTGCTCATGAGCAACATGCAGGCGACGCTCCGCGCACTGATCGGATACGACCTGTCACTCGACGCGCTCGCCGTGCGCACAAACGATCTGTTGTTTGTCGCAACACCCGGGAATAAATACGTGACGGCCGTCCTGCTCCTGGCCGATGCCGTGACGGGGCAGTGCCAATACGTGAGCGCCGGGCACAACGACATGTTGGTGCTCAGGAGCAGCGGCGCGGCCGAGTGGTTTCCAGCAACCGGTCTCGCCTTTGGCATGTTTCCGGGCGCCACCTACGAGGCGGGTTCGTTCACTCTGGGGCCCGAAGATGTCAGCGTGTTGTATTCCGACGGGGTCACCGAGGCGCAACGCGCCGACGGCGAAGAGTTCGGCACGGCGCGACTTCTCGGCGCCGTCCGCGCGGTCGCCTCCGCGCAGGCGGAGGCGACCGTCGCGCATGTGCTGCGCGAGCTCGACCTGTTCACGCACGGCGATCCGCAGTACGACGACATCACGATCGCGGTGGCCAAGAAGGTGCAGGTACCATCTCAACCCCGATAG